The Caldisericum sp. genome includes a region encoding these proteins:
- a CDS encoding CinA family protein codes for MKEISEKLVGILKERNLTLSTAESITGGLVAKTITDVSGSSKVFLGGIVAYSPFAKINILRIDKDIIDSHGTVDPVVAELMARNIKNLFSSYIGISTTGIAGPDPIEGKPVGLNYVGIAIENRCFIFENKFEGTRDIIREKVVHFLINKLIQILEGGKLL; via the coding sequence ATGAAAGAAATTTCGGAGAAACTTGTAGGAATTTTGAAAGAAAGAAATTTAACTTTATCAACTGCTGAGTCAATAACTGGAGGCTTAGTTGCAAAAACTATAACCGATGTTTCAGGAAGCTCAAAAGTATTTTTGGGTGGTATTGTTGCATATTCTCCTTTTGCAAAGATAAATATTTTGAGAATAGATAAAGATATTATTGATTCGCACGGAACTGTTGATCCAGTGGTTGCGGAATTAATGGCTCGTAATATAAAAAATCTTTTCTCTTCATATATTGGTATTTCAACTACAGGCATTGCAGGACCTGATCCTATTGAGGGAAAGCCTGTAGGTCTTAATTATGTAGGCATTGCGATCGAAAACAGATGCTTTATTTTCGAAAACAAATTTGAAGGAACCCGTGATATAATAAGAGAGAAGGTTGTTCATTTCTTAATCAATAAATTAATACAAATTTTGGAAGGAGGTAAACTATTATGA
- a CDS encoding proline--tRNA ligase — translation MKIKEFFIPTLREDPQDAEIDSHRLMIKAGLIRKVAAGVYSYLPLGYRALKNVEKIIREEMDRAGALELLFPAIMPKELWDETGRWDIYGDEMFKLQDRKGRFFCLGPTHEEAVVDLARKELKSYKDLPKIFYQIQTKYRDEIRPRFGLMRAREFLMKDAYSFDSSEENLEISYKKMYDAYINIFKRCNLDVIPIEADSGAIGGKVSHEFVVISELGGESEFVMCPKCGYAANTEAAKSKDFEEKSTEEEKPLQKVATFENKTIDEVSNFLNVPKERLVKSLVYKIDGKFILAVVRGDDELNEVKLKNFFNAKKIEMATDEEVFSLFKAHTGAIGPVNSPAEVFVDKKITFMKNFVCGANEDGFHLINVNLGRDFTPKYIEDIRVVKEGDPCPKCGTPLQKFNGIELGHTFKLGTKYSEKMNATFLDADGKEKLFIMGCYGIGVGRTLQAIIEKFHDEKGIIWPMNIAPFKVEVIPINTSDEEIVSSAQKMHDELENSGIETLLDDRTDLSAGEKFNDADLIGIPLQVIVGRSLKKEGKFEVKIRSTNERFTLNFDETVKFIKEKIRE, via the coding sequence ATGAAAATAAAAGAATTTTTTATACCTACGCTGAGAGAAGATCCTCAGGATGCTGAGATCGATAGCCATAGACTAATGATAAAGGCTGGGCTTATAAGAAAAGTTGCAGCAGGTGTTTATTCTTATCTTCCGCTGGGGTACAGAGCGCTAAAAAATGTCGAAAAGATAATAAGAGAAGAAATGGATAGAGCTGGTGCGTTAGAATTATTATTTCCTGCTATTATGCCAAAGGAATTATGGGACGAAACTGGTAGGTGGGATATCTATGGCGATGAGATGTTCAAGTTGCAAGACAGAAAGGGGCGATTCTTTTGTCTTGGTCCAACTCACGAAGAAGCAGTAGTTGATCTTGCAAGGAAAGAACTTAAATCTTATAAGGATTTGCCAAAAATCTTTTATCAAATTCAAACTAAGTATCGCGATGAGATAAGACCGCGATTTGGACTAATGCGAGCAAGAGAATTTTTAATGAAGGACGCCTATTCTTTTGATAGCTCTGAAGAAAACCTTGAAATAAGCTATAAAAAGATGTACGACGCCTATATAAACATATTTAAGAGATGCAATCTTGATGTTATTCCTATAGAGGCAGATTCGGGAGCAATCGGGGGAAAGGTATCGCATGAGTTTGTTGTGATCTCTGAACTTGGAGGAGAAAGTGAATTCGTAATGTGCCCAAAATGTGGATATGCAGCAAATACTGAAGCAGCAAAATCAAAGGATTTTGAAGAGAAATCTACTGAAGAGGAAAAGCCTCTCCAAAAAGTTGCAACATTTGAAAATAAAACTATAGATGAAGTTTCAAATTTCCTTAATGTTCCTAAAGAGAGACTTGTTAAATCTCTTGTATATAAGATCGATGGTAAGTTTATTTTAGCAGTAGTAAGAGGTGATGATGAACTTAATGAAGTTAAGTTAAAGAATTTCTTCAATGCAAAGAAAATAGAAATGGCAACTGATGAAGAAGTATTCTCCTTATTTAAGGCACATACAGGTGCAATAGGACCAGTAAATTCACCAGCGGAGGTTTTTGTTGATAAGAAAATTACGTTTATGAAAAATTTTGTTTGTGGTGCAAATGAAGACGGTTTCCATTTAATAAATGTAAATCTCGGGAGGGATTTCACTCCAAAGTATATTGAAGATATAAGAGTTGTTAAAGAAGGGGATCCTTGTCCTAAGTGTGGAACGCCTCTTCAAAAATTTAATGGAATCGAATTAGGACACACATTCAAACTCGGAACAAAATATTCTGAAAAAATGAATGCTACTTTTCTTGATGCAGACGGTAAAGAAAAGTTATTCATTATGGGTTGTTATGGTATTGGTGTTGGACGAACTCTTCAGGCAATTATAGAAAAATTTCACGACGAAAAAGGAATTATCTGGCCAATGAATATTGCACCATTTAAAGTTGAAGTTATACCGATAAACACAAGCGATGAGGAAATCGTATCGAGTGCTCAAAAAATGCATGATGAGCTTGAAAATTCAGGAATAGAAACACTTTTAGATGATAGGACAGATCTAAGCGCAGGTGAAAAATTCAACGACGCTGATCTAATAGGTATCCCGCTTCAGGTAATTGTAGGAAGATCACTTAAGAAAGAAGGAAAGTTTGAAGTAAAGATTAGAAGTACAAACGAAAGATTCACTTTAAATTTTGATGAGACTGTAAAATTTATCAAAGAAAAGATAAGAGAATAG
- the acpP gene encoding acyl carrier protein, with protein MEEKEIREKVKKVVAEKLAVSEDKITDEARYVEDLGADSLALVDIAMALEDEFGMKIPDEDIEKITTVGSTIEYIKEHLK; from the coding sequence ATGGAAGAAAAAGAGATAAGAGAAAAAGTAAAGAAAGTTGTTGCGGAAAAACTTGCAGTTTCCGAGGACAAAATTACAGATGAAGCACGCTATGTGGAAGATTTGGGAGCAGATTCCCTTGCACTTGTTGATATAGCAATGGCTCTCGAGGATGAGTTTGGAATGAAGATTCCAGACGAAGATATTGAGAAGATAACAACTGTAGGAAGTACAATAGAGTACATAAAAGAACATTTAAAGTAA
- the fabZ gene encoding 3-hydroxyacyl-ACP dehydratase FabZ: MNREKIKISKEEIKEYLPHREPFLFVDEISEVVPGESAIGLKTFNGNEEFFKGHFPNFPVLPGVILIETCAQVSAFILLTIDKFKNSFGFLVNVDDFRFIKKVNPGETVKIVSKMINVKFGIAKSYVEAFVNDSLVAKGTIAIKIIEG; the protein is encoded by the coding sequence ATGAACAGGGAGAAAATAAAGATCAGTAAAGAGGAAATAAAGGAATATCTTCCTCACAGGGAGCCTTTTCTTTTTGTTGACGAAATAAGCGAGGTAGTGCCGGGAGAAAGTGCTATAGGACTTAAAACCTTTAATGGAAACGAGGAATTTTTTAAGGGTCATTTCCCAAATTTCCCGGTATTACCAGGAGTCATACTTATTGAAACGTGTGCACAGGTTTCAGCTTTTATTCTTCTTACAATAGATAAATTCAAAAATTCTTTTGGATTTTTAGTTAACGTTGACGACTTCAGGTTTATTAAAAAAGTAAACCCAGGAGAAACAGTTAAAATCGTTTCAAAAATGATAAATGTTAAGTTTGGTATTGCAAAAAGTTATGTTGAAGCTTTTGTTAATGATAGCCTCGTTGCGAAAGGCACAATTGCTATAAAAATAATCGAAGGATAG
- a CDS encoding S1 RNA-binding domain-containing protein, which translates to MEEKKFYEDVNPNDVESILEKASAEKLPQSEKLENVEKVKAEQSKVLEEKGSVVSETTNKTNASKDESKNNQNGNFFLKSYKKGDIITVTVVKVEPNGAYVSAGTKEDVFIPLKGLTNKQVSSAGEVVKVGDKIDVMVLRDGPNLILSKKMADNVKKYEDLKKKMENEEKVKAKVEKVIKGGLLLDIDGVPAFLPQSQVGLKKGETLESFVGKEIDVHLLEVDPKIKRVIASRLKVLQEEKEQLKKQTLVNLKKGEIYEGVVKAIQDFGVFVDIGNGVEGLVRINELTWGRRKDPHEVVKVGERIKVKVLSVNLDNEKVSLSLRQTKPHPWEVVEEKYPIGSVVEGTVLRIHPFGVVLELDEGITGLIHISQLDTKRIDKIENFVKVGDKLQAKVMSIDKENRKMKLSRRALLENEQGENKDQ; encoded by the coding sequence ATGGAAGAGAAAAAATTCTATGAAGATGTAAATCCTAATGATGTTGAATCTATTTTGGAAAAAGCATCTGCAGAAAAATTGCCTCAAAGCGAAAAATTAGAGAATGTTGAAAAAGTTAAGGCAGAGCAAAGCAAAGTCTTAGAGGAAAAAGGAAGTGTTGTTAGTGAAACAACTAATAAAACTAATGCCTCAAAAGATGAAAGCAAAAACAACCAAAACGGAAATTTCTTTCTGAAATCCTACAAAAAAGGCGACATTATAACTGTTACTGTGGTTAAAGTGGAACCAAATGGTGCATATGTTAGTGCAGGAACAAAGGAAGATGTGTTTATACCATTAAAAGGACTCACCAATAAGCAAGTAAGTTCTGCGGGAGAAGTTGTAAAGGTTGGCGATAAAATTGACGTCATGGTTTTAAGAGACGGACCAAATCTAATTCTTTCAAAAAAGATGGCAGATAATGTTAAGAAATACGAAGATTTGAAGAAAAAAATGGAAAATGAGGAGAAAGTTAAAGCAAAGGTTGAAAAAGTTATTAAAGGTGGGCTTCTCCTTGATATTGATGGAGTTCCAGCATTCTTACCACAATCTCAGGTTGGATTAAAGAAGGGTGAAACTCTTGAATCCTTTGTAGGCAAAGAAATCGACGTCCATCTCCTCGAAGTTGATCCTAAGATTAAGAGAGTTATAGCTTCAAGGTTGAAAGTCTTGCAGGAGGAAAAGGAACAACTTAAAAAGCAAACTCTTGTAAATTTGAAGAAAGGCGAAATCTATGAAGGTGTAGTTAAGGCGATTCAAGATTTTGGAGTTTTTGTCGATATAGGGAATGGCGTTGAGGGCCTCGTAAGAATTAATGAACTTACATGGGGTAGAAGAAAAGATCCGCACGAAGTTGTAAAAGTCGGCGAGAGAATAAAAGTTAAAGTATTATCAGTTAATCTTGATAATGAAAAGGTTTCCTTGAGTTTAAGACAAACAAAACCTCATCCCTGGGAAGTTGTTGAAGAGAAATACCCGATTGGTAGTGTTGTAGAAGGGACTGTTCTAAGGATTCACCCCTTCGGGGTTGTGCTTGAACTTGATGAGGGAATTACTGGTTTGATCCATATATCACAACTCGACACGAAAAGGATCGATAAAATTGAAAATTTCGTAAAGGTTGGGGATAAACTTCAAGCAAAAGTGATGTCAATTGACAAAGAAAATCGAAAAATGAAATTAAGTAGAAGGGCTTTATTAGAAAATGAACAGGGAGAAAATAAAGATCAGTAA
- a CDS encoding bifunctional enoyl-CoA hydratase/phosphate acetyltransferase, which yields MEMIKKLDELLEAVRSLKEKRTVSVAYGQDLHTLQAVSNAIKEGIVNAIIFADKDEVKRVCETNNIDMSMFEVVDVKDEKEAVRQAVRLVREKKADFIMKGLCQSATYMRGILDKQEGLLPEGRILSHAAVLESPNYHKLLIISDVAVIPQPDLAMKEAMINYDVQIAKKLGIEKPKVAVIAAVETVSPKMQATVDGALLAVMNKRGQIKDCIVDGPLATDLAVSKEAAEIKKVKSEVAGDADILIMPNLETGNAFFKALTKLGNAEIAAVVTGAMAPAVLTSRGDSEKSKLYSIALAALIAEK from the coding sequence ATGGAAATGATAAAAAAGCTTGATGAATTGCTTGAAGCTGTTCGTTCTTTAAAAGAAAAAAGGACTGTTTCAGTTGCGTACGGTCAGGATTTGCACACTCTTCAAGCAGTTTCTAATGCAATAAAAGAAGGCATAGTAAACGCAATAATTTTTGCAGACAAAGACGAAGTAAAGAGAGTGTGCGAGACAAATAACATCGATATGTCAATGTTTGAAGTAGTTGATGTAAAGGACGAAAAAGAGGCAGTTAGACAGGCTGTAAGACTTGTAAGAGAAAAGAAAGCAGACTTTATTATGAAAGGACTCTGCCAAAGCGCTACTTACATGAGAGGTATCCTCGACAAACAAGAAGGGTTATTGCCGGAAGGCAGAATCCTTTCACATGCAGCAGTGCTTGAGTCACCAAATTATCACAAACTTCTTATAATTTCTGATGTTGCGGTTATTCCACAGCCCGATCTTGCTATGAAAGAGGCAATGATAAACTATGATGTGCAAATTGCAAAGAAACTTGGAATAGAAAAACCAAAAGTTGCAGTTATTGCAGCAGTTGAAACTGTTTCTCCAAAAATGCAGGCAACTGTTGATGGAGCACTTCTTGCTGTTATGAATAAACGTGGACAAATTAAGGACTGCATTGTTGATGGTCCTCTTGCAACAGACCTTGCTGTGTCGAAGGAAGCGGCAGAAATAAAGAAAGTGAAGTCAGAAGTAGCAGGTGATGCTGATATTCTAATTATGCCTAACTTAGAAACAGGGAATGCCTTCTTTAAGGCACTCACCAAACTTGGAAATGCTGAAATAGCAGCAGTTGTAACGGGAGCAATGGCACCTGCTGTATTAACTTCACGTGGAGATAGTGAAAAATCTAAATTATATTCAATTGCATTAGCTGCACTTATAGCAGAAAAATAA
- the buk gene encoding butyrate kinase, with protein sequence MKILVINPGSTSTKVALFEDKNKILEETIRHDKQELSKFKSVLEQLDYRKEAVLNFLKRNGIGLDEVDAVIGRGGIVKPIEAGTYIVNEALINDLKLYSKEQEHPSTLGGLIAHDIATLIGKPAFIADPVCVDEFEDIARISGLKEIQRKSLLHALNVRASMYRYAESVGKKVEDLNVIVAHLGGGITIAAVKKGRIVDVNNANEGGPFSPERAGGLPSIDVVNMSYSNKYTRNDLLRLYTKEGGVYSYLGTNNIREVIERAKNGDTFAKEVFEAMCYQIAKEIGAMATVLKGNVEAIIITGGIAYNKEVIEEIQKRVGFIARIIPYPGEFEMEALAYAALRVLKGEESTKIYS encoded by the coding sequence ATGAAAATTCTAGTAATTAATCCAGGTTCAACTTCTACAAAAGTTGCATTATTCGAAGATAAGAACAAAATTTTAGAAGAAACAATAAGACATGATAAACAAGAACTTTCTAAGTTTAAGTCGGTTCTTGAACAACTTGATTACAGAAAAGAAGCAGTGTTAAATTTCCTAAAGAGAAACGGCATTGGTTTAGATGAGGTGGATGCTGTAATTGGACGAGGTGGTATAGTAAAACCAATTGAGGCAGGAACATACATTGTAAACGAGGCTTTAATTAATGACCTAAAACTTTATTCAAAAGAGCAAGAACATCCTTCAACACTTGGCGGTCTTATAGCTCATGATATTGCAACTTTAATAGGCAAACCCGCTTTTATTGCGGACCCGGTATGTGTTGATGAATTTGAGGATATTGCAAGAATCTCTGGTCTTAAAGAAATACAAAGAAAATCACTTCTTCATGCACTTAATGTTAGGGCAAGCATGTATAGGTATGCAGAAAGCGTTGGGAAAAAGGTCGAGGATTTAAATGTAATAGTTGCTCATCTTGGTGGCGGGATTACAATTGCCGCCGTTAAAAAAGGCAGAATTGTAGATGTGAATAATGCAAATGAAGGGGGTCCGTTTTCTCCAGAAAGAGCTGGAGGACTTCCCTCGATTGATGTAGTGAATATGTCTTATTCAAACAAGTATACAAGGAATGACCTTTTAAGATTGTATACAAAAGAAGGCGGAGTTTATTCGTATTTGGGAACTAACAATATTAGGGAAGTTATCGAAAGAGCAAAAAATGGCGATACTTTTGCTAAAGAGGTTTTTGAGGCAATGTGCTATCAAATAGCAAAAGAAATTGGAGCGATGGCTACTGTTCTAAAAGGGAATGTTGAAGCAATTATTATAACAGGAGGAATTGCCTATAATAAAGAAGTTATTGAAGAAATACAAAAAAGAGTAGGTTTTATTGCAAGGATAATTCCCTATCCGGGCGAGTTTGAAATGGAGGCACTTGCGTATGCTGCCCTTAGAGTTCTAAAAGGTGAAGAGTCTACAAAAATTTATTCATAG
- the recN gene encoding DNA repair protein RecN, with protein sequence MLLGLIIKNLAIAKSIELSFNDNLIIITGETGAGKTIIMNAIALACGGNASSDIIRTGEESATVEASFYIGENPKIKSLLESFSLYEGEDVVVISRTISKTKSKVIVNGHLISLKQLSEIGRNLIDMHGQHEIQSLLDKSTHLDYLDKFGGEKILKLKEAVLKDISEYRSLQKRIKDLEEKDQKFREERDFINYEIAELEKANLKEGEEEELESEYRLLSNARELITTLEDVQQVLSSGEFSVIKGIAYSINILQKASEYSEAIKSFKDRLETNLIDIKEISRDIGNFYSSLVVDPERLNYLESRLDEISKLKLKYKKSVKDLIEYLSELKNSIKSFNEISFEIDELYKEKNILETRLKEEVIELSKLRENTAREFEKQIENELRDLAMENAKFFVSLKQVEDPDGLKIGDKTYKLFSDGIDTCEFLISPNPPHEFKPLASIASGGELSRVMLAIKYVIAKVDDIPVLAFDEVDAGIGGKTGEKVAEKLLEISKYRQVICITHLPQIASLPSEHFTVEKVVKDNETILNVRKLNEFEKVNEIARMISGTNITETTIKQAKELIGRWKNENSSN encoded by the coding sequence ATGCTATTAGGCTTGATTATTAAAAATTTAGCAATCGCAAAAAGCATTGAACTATCGTTTAATGATAATCTGATTATTATTACCGGAGAGACTGGAGCAGGTAAAACAATTATTATGAATGCAATTGCGCTTGCTTGTGGGGGGAATGCAAGTTCGGATATTATAAGAACTGGTGAGGAGTCGGCAACAGTTGAAGCAAGTTTTTATATAGGTGAAAACCCAAAAATTAAATCTCTACTTGAAAGTTTTTCTCTTTATGAAGGGGAAGATGTTGTGGTAATATCAAGAACTATTTCAAAAACTAAAAGCAAGGTTATTGTAAACGGACATCTTATTTCTTTGAAGCAATTATCCGAAATTGGAAGAAACCTGATCGATATGCACGGACAGCATGAAATACAGAGTCTTCTTGATAAGTCAACTCACTTAGATTATCTTGATAAATTCGGTGGAGAAAAGATCTTAAAATTAAAAGAGGCAGTTCTGAAGGACATAAGTGAATATAGAAGCTTACAAAAGAGGATCAAAGATTTAGAGGAAAAAGATCAGAAGTTTCGTGAAGAAAGAGATTTCATTAATTATGAGATTGCGGAACTTGAAAAAGCAAATCTTAAAGAAGGCGAAGAAGAAGAGTTAGAGTCAGAATACAGATTACTCAGTAATGCAAGAGAACTCATTACAACATTGGAGGATGTTCAGCAAGTCCTTAGTTCAGGTGAGTTTTCTGTTATAAAGGGCATAGCATATTCGATAAATATTTTGCAAAAAGCAAGCGAATATTCAGAAGCCATAAAAAGTTTTAAAGATCGTCTCGAGACGAACCTTATTGACATTAAAGAAATTTCTCGTGACATTGGGAATTTCTATTCAAGCCTCGTTGTTGATCCCGAGAGGCTCAATTACCTTGAAAGCAGGCTCGATGAAATTAGCAAACTGAAACTTAAATATAAGAAAAGTGTTAAGGACTTAATAGAATACCTTTCAGAATTAAAAAATTCAATCAAGAGTTTTAACGAAATATCTTTTGAAATAGACGAATTATATAAGGAAAAGAACATTCTTGAAACAAGACTAAAAGAGGAGGTTATCGAACTCTCGAAATTAAGAGAAAATACTGCAAGAGAATTCGAGAAACAAATAGAAAACGAACTTAGGGACTTAGCTATGGAAAATGCAAAATTTTTTGTAAGTCTAAAACAAGTAGAAGATCCGGATGGTTTAAAAATAGGAGATAAAACATATAAACTTTTTAGCGACGGCATAGATACATGTGAATTCCTTATAAGCCCGAACCCGCCACATGAATTTAAGCCCCTTGCAAGCATTGCATCAGGCGGAGAACTTTCGAGAGTAATGCTTGCAATAAAGTATGTGATAGCGAAAGTTGATGATATACCCGTATTGGCATTTGATGAAGTTGATGCAGGGATCGGTGGTAAAACTGGGGAGAAAGTTGCTGAAAAGTTACTTGAAATCTCCAAATACAGACAGGTAATATGTATAACGCACTTACCACAAATTGCTTCGCTTCCTTCTGAACATTTTACAGTTGAGAAAGTAGTAAAAGACAATGAAACAATCCTTAATGTTAGGAAACTAAATGAATTTGAGAAAGTAAACGAAATTGCAAGAATGATTTCAGGTACAAATATTACTGAAACAACAATTAAACAAGCAAAAGAACTTATTGGGAGGTGGAAAAATGAAAATTCTAGTAATTAA
- a CDS encoding NAD(+)/NADH kinase gives MGKVEVKKIGIFYKDDPYLVEVARELESFLKKKEIEVFKNGDFEKLKPDESMIVISLGGDGTFLGASRIAMKLDASVLGINLGNFGFLTDVEGMDVFIAVEKLLKGEFFIEERMSLSCEINSDEDQHYYAVNDFVIAKRIEDKILQVDIAVNGYKAGKFRSDGVVVSTSTGSTAYSLSLGGPIIVPQAQVYELSFIAPHKLSARPLILSETDVLELEIETDGSFAFLRDGLKVNELKKFDRLEFRKHDKNLKIVHLKGKNFFDVLNKKFGWGS, from the coding sequence ATGGGAAAAGTCGAAGTGAAAAAAATAGGTATTTTTTACAAAGATGATCCTTACTTAGTTGAAGTTGCACGAGAATTAGAGTCTTTTCTTAAAAAAAAGGAGATTGAAGTTTTTAAAAACGGAGATTTTGAAAAACTAAAACCCGACGAATCAATGATAGTGATTAGTCTTGGTGGAGATGGGACATTTTTAGGCGCATCGCGCATAGCGATGAAACTTGATGCGTCAGTACTTGGAATTAATCTTGGAAATTTTGGATTCTTAACCGATGTTGAAGGAATGGATGTCTTCATTGCAGTCGAAAAGTTACTTAAAGGAGAATTCTTCATTGAAGAAAGAATGTCTTTAAGTTGTGAAATTAATAGTGATGAAGATCAACATTATTATGCCGTTAATGATTTCGTAATTGCAAAGAGGATTGAAGATAAAATACTTCAAGTCGATATCGCAGTTAATGGTTATAAGGCGGGTAAATTTAGAAGCGATGGCGTAGTTGTTTCTACATCAACTGGTTCTACCGCATACTCTTTGTCATTGGGTGGACCCATAATTGTTCCGCAGGCACAGGTTTATGAGCTTAGTTTTATTGCTCCTCATAAACTCTCGGCACGGCCTTTAATTTTGTCTGAAACTGATGTTCTTGAATTGGAAATTGAAACGGATGGATCCTTTGCATTTTTGAGAGATGGACTTAAAGTGAATGAACTTAAGAAATTCGACAGGTTGGAGTTTAGAAAACATGACAAGAACTTGAAAATAGTTCATCTTAAAGGCAAAAACTTTTTCGATGTACTGAATAAAAAATTTGGGTGGGGAAGTTAA
- a CDS encoding TlyA family RNA methyltransferase, producing the protein MKRRLDEEIVNRRLLDSRTLAKTFILEGKVLVNGRKAIKPSEQVSENDIIEVVEEKKYVSRGGLKLEFALNQFNIDAKEKVCADIGASTGGFTDCLLKHGAKKVYAIDVGKNLLDSSLLKDERVVVIEEFNARFLSNEIVKEIVDIVTIDVSFISVLKILPSVLNILKDDGDIISLIKPQFEGEPKYLKKGIVRDKVFHKEILCNLLSKIKGIGLSVVNITYSPIKGGKGNIEFFFHIRKEGVFVKDEIIDTIVEEAWEKSK; encoded by the coding sequence TTGAAAAGAAGGCTTGATGAGGAAATAGTAAATAGAAGACTTTTAGATAGCAGAACTTTAGCAAAAACCTTTATTCTCGAAGGCAAGGTTCTTGTTAATGGCCGCAAGGCAATAAAGCCAAGCGAACAAGTTTCTGAGAACGATATTATTGAGGTTGTTGAAGAAAAGAAATATGTAAGTAGAGGCGGGCTTAAATTAGAATTTGCGCTTAATCAATTTAATATAGATGCAAAAGAAAAAGTATGCGCAGATATTGGGGCTTCTACGGGCGGGTTTACTGATTGTCTTTTAAAGCATGGAGCAAAGAAAGTTTATGCTATTGATGTTGGAAAAAACTTATTAGATTCGTCGCTTCTTAAGGACGAGAGAGTCGTAGTTATTGAAGAATTTAACGCAAGATTTTTATCAAACGAAATTGTCAAAGAAATCGTAGATATTGTAACAATTGATGTATCTTTTATATCCGTCCTTAAGATTCTACCTTCAGTTTTAAATATTCTTAAAGATGATGGCGACATAATTTCACTTATAAAGCCGCAGTTTGAAGGTGAGCCAAAATATCTTAAAAAAGGAATTGTAAGAGACAAAGTATTTCACAAGGAAATACTTTGTAATCTTTTGAGCAAAATAAAAGGTATTGGTTTGAGCGTTGTTAATATAACATACTCTCCAATAAAAGGAGGTAAGGGGAATATCGAGTTCTTTTTCCATATTAGAAAAGAAGGAGTATTTGTGAAAGACGAAATTATTGATACAATTGTAGAGGAGGCATGGGAAAAGTCGAAGTGA